TTCACTTTCCCTTCAGGTCCCTCAATGTCCACATCAGGAAGGTCCACGTCCAATTTAGGACCTTTGATGTCAACGCTGGGGCCCTTCAGGTCGCCCTCAATCTTTGGCACGGACACATCCACGTCCCCCTTCACTTTGGGGCCCTTCAGGTTGAAATCAACATCAGGCATGGAGATTTTGGGGGCTTTGAAGTGCATTTCAGGCATTTTGAATTTGGGTCCTTTGAGTTTCCCGTCAGGACCCTCAATGTCCACATCAGGAAGGTCCACGTCCACTTTGGGGCCTTTAATGTCGATGTCGGGGGCCTTCAGGTCCCCTTCTATTTTGGGCACAGACACATCCACGTCCCCCTTCAGCTTTGGTCCTTTCAGGTTAAAGTCAACATCAGGCATGGAGATCTTTGGTGTCTTGATGTGCATTTCAGGCATCTTAAATTTGGGGCCCTTCATTTTCCCTTCAGGACCCTCAATGTCCACATCAGGAAGGTCCACGTCCACTTTGGGGCCTTTGATGTCCACCTCAGGGCCCTTCAGGTCACCCTCAATCTTTGGCACGGACACATCCACGTCTCCTTTCACTTTGGGGCCCTTCAGGCTCAGATCGAAGTCAGGCATGGTGATTTTGGGGGCTTTGAAGTGCATTTCGGGCATCTTGAATTTGGGACCCTTCACTTTCCCCTCAGGTCCCTCAATGTCCACATCAGGAAGGTCCACGTCCACTTTGGGACCCTTGATGTCCACCTCGGGGCCCTTCAGGTCCCCTTCTATTTTGGGTACAGACACATCCACGTCTCCCTTCACTTTGGGGCCCTTCAGGCTCAGATCGAAGTCAGGCATGGTGATTTTGGGGGCTTTGAAGTGCATTTCAGGCATCTTGAACTTGGGCCCCTTCACTTTCCCCTCTGGCAGCTCAATGTCCACATCAGGAGCTTCTATGTCTACTTTGGGGCCCTTCAGGTCGCCCTCAATCTTGGGCAGGGACACATCCACGTCTCCCTTCACTTTGGGG
The window above is part of the Meleagris gallopavo isolate NT-WF06-2002-E0010 breed Aviagen turkey brand Nicholas breeding stock unplaced genomic scaffold, Turkey_5.1 ChrUn_random_7180001955828, whole genome shotgun sequence genome. Proteins encoded here:
- the LOC104917120 gene encoding neuroblast differentiation-associated protein AHNAK-like, translating into KGPKFKMPEMHIKTPKISMPDIDLNLKGPKVKGDVDVSLPKIEGDLKGPKVDIEAPDVDIELPEGKVKGPKFKMPEMHFKAPKITMPDFDLSLKGPKVKGDVDVSVPKIEGDLKGPEVDIKGPKVDVDLPDVDIEGPEGKVKGPKFKMPEMHFKAPKITMPDFDLSLKGPKVKGDVDVSVPKIEGDLKGPEVDIKGPKVDVDLPDVDIEGPEGKMKGPKFKMPEMHIKTPKISMPDVDFNLKGPKLKGDVDVSVPKIEGDLKAPDIDIKGPKVDVDLPDVDIEGPDGKLKGPKFKMPEMHFKAPKISMPDVDFNLKGPKVKGDVDVSVPKIEGDLKGPSVDIKGPKLDVDLPDVDIEGPEGK